Below is a genomic region from Eupeodes corollae chromosome 1, idEupCoro1.1, whole genome shotgun sequence.
acatgtatacaccaatacgaattcaacacgctataaaaaatgattgtaaGAGTTTTTGAAGGACGGAGACGGGGGAAATTTGGCTCTCttgattaggtttttttttctttgatgttACTGTCGTCAAAGTTTTTGATGGTCATGGGCACAAACAAAAAACGTAAATATTAATAGCTGTTTGGCAGTGATGCTGATGCTTTAAGTCATAAACATACCAATAAAGCTTAGAAACCAATCTGTCATTCTGTTTTGCTTACAAGCTGAAACATCAACTTACACGCACCCTTaggtctaacatcaattcaccactgctaacatcaattcaccactggtaacatcaattcaccaccctctaaaGTCAATTTCCCACGAAAATAAAGCCTAATGATGAGAAATTCTTTAGGGGAGGAACCTAGTGGCTAAGGCGACAttagctattgcattttttgggaagagtacgataactcaggcgacaaagtttgatgtatagaacagttaaaaacaagaattttttacTATATGAGGGGGTCTATTTCCCCCCGTATAGGAGGTAGgggcattttaaaaaatatgtacgctaaatggaaaaaataatggtaatacttttaaccaagttttataaatttttttaaagtcaacacTTTTGCCTATTAGcttctttttaaatcaagtcaaaactatgcaaattaaaatagtatGTTGAGATATTATATTTCTCTCAGATGCCAACTTACTAACATCGAAAAACTTTTTTGCTGTAAACTGTCATTAAATATGGTTAAACAaagaactttttatttcttatacattaATCACttataattaaaacaacatGTTCCTACCTGATTGTATTGAaatgtaacaaaatatttaattgagtaTCGTGCTCAatgcttattattatattttggttcaaattttttaattactaatgaAACAGACATGTGTTgatttgcatagtttttgaaaaaaaattgttttaaactcaataTTTGgggaaaaaaaggtaaaaagggTTTAATGTGTGATGTGATCGAAATATATGTTTGagcaaaaatgtacaaaatcgcggtttttttaaatttaataaaaagagttCTGATTTAGGTAAGATAACACGTtccaaaaattgtcttttttgaatgttataGTAATTCtttatttctcaaatttaaaaacgacGATTATTTCCTAAATGTTTTTTGATAATTACAAAACAGTGACtaagttttaacattttcactataagttaagtttttcaaataaaaaaaatgataaaagtgtGACATGACCACAACATCACacataacaaaattgttttatttcttcgaggtgagtttgaaaacgtcaacaaaaattttgattctCTAAATCTCAAATAGCATTTTgcatttgcatttgcatttttaaacatttcgataggaaaacaaaattcatacaaaTCTTCTCGCCCAAGAGTAAGATTAATTTGTCCCACTACATCGTTGGATGCTTTCACTATTTTGGATGCATAACAACAGTATTGGACAATACCGAAGGATTCGTAAATGGTTTGTGATTCACAACACTTTGTCGCAACTCCATCTgggtaaaagatattttatcgtTTCAGGAACAACACCATCGAAATTCTCAATCCAGAAAATTACCTCCAtacattttcgataggaaaatacgaacattttaattcatttggTCGTATCCTTGGAACAATAGTATACCTACAGgatttataccttcctggaatccttgaagagTGAGTAAGAATtttgcattcacactttttagtaaaaatcaaaaaaacttgtaaGATCACGTCCAAGTTAGTTCCAATAttcgtattttcctatcgaaaaggtttaaaaatgcaaacattgaaATTCATTTGGTCGTGTCCTTGGAACAAtagtgtacctacaggaatggtttataccttcctggaatccttgaagagTGAGTAAGACTTTGCAATcactctttttaataaaatcaaaaaacttgtaAGATCACGTCCAAGTGAGTTcaaatgttcgtattttcctatcgaaaatgtttaaaaatgcaaatattggaattaattttgtcatttgacagctaaaatAAAATCTCAAGTTCTCACCAcagcattttaataaaaaaaaacatatgtcaaaacaagtaaatacaccgcatcaaattgttgttggatttcCCATTTCAAAAATGGTCGTTATgtcaaattacaaataaaaatatgtaaacaaatgggtgttggagggtaaaacgtacgaaagattcaggtctttatatggtttgtctatgCTTTAAGTGCTCTTCCATCAATACCTCGATGGCGTTCTATTCATATCTCTATAATCAATGAgaccagagagaaaaaactctCTCTGATGAAACAATTACTGAAGAGAATGTTATAAACTACACTGCACCATGACTTTATCTGCCTGCAACAACATTTATGTGCAGCAAATTAGTAACGAAAGATGCTGACATCTCATCTCtctgttttgttcattttaaacTTGCTGTCCCAGTTGGATCGTTTAATAATGTTCTTGACTCATCTATTTGGAATGTTGGGGTCCAGATAAAGGAATTCTCAcatcgtcaaaaaaaaaaacgaattgcatCCACACCAAAAAAGTTCTGcaacataaacaaaagattttatgatttattatcTTTATCGGTTTATCATTATAGTTTTCTGTCAACTAAACATTTTACATCGGATTTTAATGTTTATCGAAATGTTCGGTGATCTGCGAGTACAGGCTTAAAAACGGGCGGCGTTGTTTTATTTGCCATCTGATCTggacatatttttaaagaaattttgttatacggCAAAGATATTGATCAAATGTGTATTTGTGTAGATTTAGGTATTTTAACTGGAAAAACTATtcatattagttttttatttcatacatttCTCCATTTTCTCAATATTCTGTTTATGAAGCTCATATCAATAATGTTAAAGATATTGCAAAAACCTTAGATGAAAATTGTTATATTATAATCCTTGGAGATTTTAACCTACCGTTAACCCGTTGATTAAAAAATTGTGGCAAGTCGTTTGTGACATTCTTTTGCAAGGGAAATTCCAAAACCACAAATGCACAATTTCcgattgtattatttttggagattttCGGCAGGTGAAGGTTGCGGGTTCTTAATTCTTCGAACATCATTTCGGCAGTTTGTAGTGGCTTTCCTCTATCGAAGGTCTTTTATGTGAGTCCAGTTATTTGTGTTTAGTGTCCTGCTGTCATTAAGTCACTGTGGTTTTTTTGTCATACATCTTTGCTGCTGATGAATATGCGGAGCACGTTGCAAAACTTACAGAACTATGGAATTTAACATATCCTTGTTTAAATTATTCGAAAGCAAATTGATTAATTTACCTGATTTGCCTACATATGTACTTTGCCGTTGTTCCTTAGTCAGTCCAAAACTGGGCGGTCGACTATTAATGTCGAAGCTTTCACTTGTGACATTGATTTGAATCTCACAAAGTCACGCAAAGTCGATGGTATAGCTGTGGATGTTCGCTTATTTTGGAATGGAATTCGTAGCTCTGGTGGGGTTGTTGCAACTGGTGTTGATGTATTACGAGTATCTGACTATTTGcataaatgcaataaaaatgaTGATCGAATtaggtaatttattaaaaattacaataaaaaattttacattGCTCAAATTTCTTGAGGGTTTTTGCGTTCTGTGCGTTGAAATACCAGATTGGAGCTAGTCAATTATATTATTGCAATAATCCCTAACTAGGATCAAAGTAACTTACCTATTCTTTTGTTTAcgacattctttttttaaacgtacCTTCTTTAACTCCGAATAGAATAAGACTCATTGTTTTCTACTGGTTTCTAGTTTATAGGTTTTTTAATTAAGTGCACTTGTTGCTTCTTTTGATTATTAAGGTTTTTGatctgaaaagaaataaatcgtGTTAAAtatacagacaaaaaaaaaatttacaaaaacttaattgtaaagtctcaatttgaaagttttgtttttgaaatcgaaattgtggaactgtcatttttgacaagacaattttgtttccaatactcacatgtattcaccgatacGGAATTTGACAGAGTTCActtcaaatataatttaaggGTGTGGCAGGTTCTCTTTGTAAGTATATTTCTCTATGGATACGTGGTAGAAAAGTTGTTATTCAACTGGGCTATTATTCTTTGCACTGTtgccatttaatttatttatattatatatattaaattttatatattaattatatatttaatttcttcttaaaaaaccaCTGACATGTGTTTTTTGTACtgattaaataaatgttaatccaaaaaaaattgtttggtatcTACTCACGCATACATAGTATTATCTAATGAATTTTGGCATATGTCACAtacacatttaaataatttctacaTCAGCTGTTGTATCTTTAATACcgataaataaagtttattccAACAACAATTCTATAAAAACTCAGAATTAACTATTGAGTTTTTTGAGCGCATTTAACACGCCCATTTTATTAGTAAGTAATGCATCAGCTGTTGGCCTTAGGTTTTCTGGGAACCAACGTGGCTAACGAGGATTTATATATTAACTCAGCATAAAGTGTTTTTTGCATCTCTAATTCAACTCTTAAAGTTGGACATTCGgccattttgataaaattgaaagtACGAACGCTGTATtaagtgatttaaatttaaatttcgcaATAATAGCAAGTGCAGTctttaattttatcaagaatAACTTAGTGTGCGGATTATATAAAAACCGTAATGGCTCGATACATGCAGCGCCCGGAAAATGCTCTGAAAAGAGCTAATGGTACGCTTAGGATAATACATcacatatattttattacatGTGGCCACCTCATCCAAAATTTTgggaatcaaaattaaattatttttgtttttagaattcatCGATGTGGGAAAACCATTGCGTGCATTAGATACACTGCAAGAGGTTTTTCGCAACAAGAAATTCACTTACACCTGGTCAGAGTCTGTAATTGAACCACTAATGTTCAAATATCTGTACTTATGCGTCGAATTAAAGAAATCTCATATTGCAAAGGAGGGGCTTTTCCAATATCGAAACATGATTCAATTGGTGAATGTCAATTCACTAGAGAATGTTATTCGTGGGTACTTGAAAATGGCTGAAGAGCACACAAAAGCAGCGCAGGAACAATCATCTGCCGCAGTGGCAGTTCTTGAAGTCGATGACCTGGATAATATTGCCACTCCAGAGAGTATTCTTATGTCTGCAGTGTGCGGAGAAGATGCTCAAGATCGTTCAGATCGTACTATCCTTTTGCCCTGGGTCAAGTTCTTATGGGAATCTTACTGTCAATGCTTAGAGCTGCTTCGCTTGAACACTCACTGTGAGATTCTCTATCACGATATTGCCCGCATGGCGTTCCAGTTCTGCTTGAAGTACAACAGAAAAAGTGAGTTCCGTCGTTTATGCGATAAATTGCGCAAGCATTTGGAAGACGTTTGTAAAGGCACTAACCAGGCAAACGGCGTGAGTATTACTAAGTTAGAAACTCAACAGCTGTGCTTAGACACGAGACTACATCAATTGGATAGTGCAATTCAAATGGAACTTTGGTTGGAAGCATATAAAGCAATCGAAGATATCCATGGCTTAATGGCTTTGTCCAAGAAAAGTCCTGCAGCTAAAACAATGGCTAACTACTACCAGAAACTAGCAATGGTCTTTTCAAAGGCTGGTAATCAGTTGTTTCATGCCGCAGCTTTACTCAAACTTTTCCAGTTGACTCGAGaactcaaaaaaaatacaacagaaGAAGAGATGCAACGCATGGCTTCACATGTGTTAATTGCCACATTGTCTATTCCGCTGCCATCAGCTCACCCAGAATTTGATAGGTTTATTGAGACTGACAAGACCCCACTGGAAAAAGCTCAAAGATTAGCTGTGCTCCTTGGTCTTACTCAACCACCGACAAGGGTCTCTTTGCTGAAAGAGGTGGTAAGTTGaagttatttataattatatatataaaactatgttaattttgttggtgtGTTTCCGTTTTGAATAATCCATGATTAATGAGAAAAATGCaatctattatttttaagtgaCAAAATACTAgacatttagtaaaatattggcaatcgaaatgaaataaattgccGAAGATCTAATtgtttcgaatttaaaattcttaaatttgttatttggTGAACctaaaagaaagtaaaaatttcaattaattgattaagagggcttaatattttatttagtggTCTTTGGAGTCGTATGTTCGATCGACTTAGAGGCGTAATGCCCAACTATAATaaacttaaccgaaagtaagctaaagtcaaaaccgaacgaaaatttatcagaagttatcgtcaaaacaaaaagtaaccataatggatccaagtaacttaagcaaatttgacatttgcttaagctcgagccatttaaatggttCTTGCGTAAGTGCGCGAAAGTTAccgaaatttaacgaaatttaGCAAAATGTCTATTATAGTAAGTGACATATACGGctgtattggttcgttcccttaagctcggttaagtctattatagttgggccttaagaaCCAATAATGATAATATTGTTCCATTTATTATTGCTGTTGCTGACGTAGAACTTACTTATATTTTACTCTTTCTTACAATCTTTATGCCAGCAATTTGAAGCTTTTACTCATAAAAGTTTTCTTATACACTTAATTTTTTCGTTTCCAATAATCTTTGTTAAAATAAGGCACGTAGgtatactatttaaaaaaataagtttgcttAAAgtaacaaatcttaaaaattaattaaaataataatttaattgaaagaaaagCCTTCTAGTAGCTTCCAGAAATTTGTGTAGGTTTTCCTCTCTCAGACAACGACAGACTGTCCAAgaactaaaggggttatgaatacccttataatgattagacACAGGGCgtgcaattaggaaaggaggataaaAAAGAGAAACCGATCCACATTGGCTTTAAATATCTACACATTGTATTGAGTGGGAAATGTTGAGCCTGGTAAAGTATTCcatattcgtgtagtgcggctaaagagaGAACCCCGGTACTTAAAAAACGTCCAAAATTTTGCTCAAGGATAAACTGATTTGCATtactagcagtacgggtattacggatgaaatgtttaaggggaggaatgcaactggctatttcactagagtattgtttataaaattaacaacaaaacaatgatAGGCATGAAACCTtccggcggtgttctagcgaagcaaatgtctcggtaaaagagatctatcattttcaaaggttttttttcggATTGTATGCAAAAGACTGAAGTACTTTTTTGGGGCACCAGCGCAAATAAGAGAATTATACTCGAATTTTgcacgaataaaagctttgtaaattatagccagatcagaaggtaaAAAAATTTCCTGCATCGGgagaagtttttttaaaaaaacctaaacactagGCAGAATATTTACGATGTCGAAGGCAACACAAGTCgtctgtgatgcacatacccaGAAGCtgttaagcagtattcacatgaacGTGACCAACAAACGACGAACGAATTGCAAGATGTGAGTTTATATTCGTTTGAAGACACATTTCCACATAAATTCTTATCAAAACGATAGCATATGTTgcataattttacttttcaatataacatattaataaattgaagaaaccaaatttattcgtcgcgaaaaatatcgtagttgatacgaactgtcgaactttattcgcgttccacattatccacactcgcaacgaataaaataatcgcacgTACTTAAcccaaaaaaatcattcttgttttagttcattcgcgacgaattaaaaactcaaatgagaaagaaatgtcaaaatcgacgaatattcgttcattagttggtcgttggtcgtgctcatgtgaataagtTTCCTCGTTCCAAGTACCACCCATGTTAAGACATAAAGTAAGAGTGTATTATTAAGGAAGGTGAATATTTGTCCGGCCCCAAGAATGGAGCGCCTAGAAACAATTATCATATCATATACTTTGGCAGTTAAGAATCTGAGTTCCAAGATGGAAACTTCTGATCTGACATACTACATGAATAATTCGGAATTTTGCCAGTGGTATTACATGGCAACGCAAAGGAAGATAATACTTATACCTTTTTGGATAGCGGTTCATCCCTCACGCTGCTAGAGcaatcaataacaaaaaatgttatatttggaCTCATAAACCATTGTCTCAGATGGACAGCCAAATCAGACCACCCCAGTCTGAACGtttgtccaacgcactaaccataacgCTGCGGGTACGGCCTTGactataaaaaacaatattatattttattgcttacattttctaaacaaaaaaataacatggaaTTGATAATACcatagaaaataaacaaataaattaggtggcggagagtccgttgagaactagggcccacAGACTCAGAACTCTTAAATGCATATAGTAAAATACCTCACACTTAGAATTTTTCTCTAACGAAAACAGTCTTATGCCACTTGAGCTTTTCTCTAAAGAATGCAAAGTCTTTACCTGAACACTTAGAAGTTTTTCTCTAATGAATGCAAAAATATAACCATAACGgttatatattttcaattggtataataattaaaaacaatattttaaataacgaaCACCTCCTAAGAAAATGAATACCAAAATTACCATCAGATTCCATTCTTGCTAAAATCTTCAACAACTGCAACTTCAacacctttttttttcaattttaatgtctTGTTAACTTACTTCTAAATCTTTTAGTAGAAGgcttagtttttaattaaattaattaatcataaaatgtatttactttGAACTTGTAAACGATTACAATTTTGGGGACTATTTTGTTCATTGCATATAAAAGACAGCGTATTTACAAATTACTAAACTTTATGGTccttaactttttcaatttccaGAAAAGTTTGGATTATATTTTTACGAGAACTTCTACAAATTCTGTATCGGATAGCagaatatgtacatatattatgaCTTGAACTTTTCACAGaatatttttattggttttaatacctaaaaaactgttttagatGAATTTTGTGTAATCGAAATTTTGCGAACAATTATGTCTTTACAGGTTCGTCTGAATGTGCACCTTTACGCTTGTGAAGAGTTCAAAAACCTCTATAATTGGTTAGAAGTTGACTTCAATCCATTAAGTCTTTGTCAGCGGGTACAACTCGTTATTGAAGTTATAGAAAAGGAGGAGAACAATATGCTTAGCCAGTATATTCAATCTTTGAAGGACGTAACAATTATGCGGTTGATAAGGCAAATATCGCAAGTCTACCAAAGTATTGAATTTACTCGTTTAATTGAATTGGCAACTTTctccaatattttctgtttggaACAAATTTTGGTCGATTGTGTGCGTCACAATGATATGCAAATACGTATTGATCATCAGAAACGTTGTATTTACTTCGGAACGGAATTAACCCAAAGTCAACGCGAGGATCATACAGATGGGCCATGTTTACAATCAATGCCCTCTGAACAAATTCGTTCACAGTTGGTTAATATGTCTAATGTTTTGCACCGAGCCGTAGCTATTGTAAATCCAAATCGCAAAAAAGAAGAACGTCAAAAAGTGCGCTCGCAAATGGTTTGGCAGTACCATgagattaaagaaaaagaacatcAAAGAATACTTCAACGGCAAAAGATAATTGAGGATCGAAAAGAAtacattgaaaaacaaaacaatgcacGGGAAGAAGAAGAACACCGACGCATAGAAGAAGCATCTCGACAAATGAAAATAGCAGAAGAGAAACGTTTACAACAAGAAAATGAGGAACGTGAAAAAAAACGTGCGTTGAATGAAATTGCAgccataaaagaaaaaagcttgaaagaaaaaatgcaacaaatttCCCAGACGGCTCATGgaaaaaaaatgctttcaaaGTTGGATGAAGAAGGCATTAAAAAGTTAGATGCTGAGCAAATTGCTGCGCGAGAGACTGAAGAATTAAACCGCGAACGTAGAGAATTACAGACAAAGTTAAAATCATTGGAGAAAAAGGTTGATTATTATGAACGAGCCAAGCGCATCGAAGAAATTTcattattccaaaaatatcttGCTGAAAAGCAGGTTAAGGATAAAGAGTTTTGGGAATTGCAGGAACAACAACGTATTGAGAATGCCATAGCTGAGCGCAAGATTGCAGTTGAACAACAATGTCGGTTGAAACGTATGTACCCAGATCGTCATACTTTCttggaaaatataaagaaaGAGCGTGCA
It encodes:
- the LOC129953696 gene encoding eukaryotic translation initiation factor 3 subunit A, producing MARYMQRPENALKRANEFIDVGKPLRALDTLQEVFRNKKFTYTWSESVIEPLMFKYLYLCVELKKSHIAKEGLFQYRNMIQLVNVNSLENVIRGYLKMAEEHTKAAQEQSSAAVAVLEVDDLDNIATPESILMSAVCGEDAQDRSDRTILLPWVKFLWESYCQCLELLRLNTHCEILYHDIARMAFQFCLKYNRKSEFRRLCDKLRKHLEDVCKGTNQANGVSITKLETQQLCLDTRLHQLDSAIQMELWLEAYKAIEDIHGLMALSKKSPAAKTMANYYQKLAMVFSKAGNQLFHAAALLKLFQLTRELKKNTTEEEMQRMASHVLIATLSIPLPSAHPEFDRFIETDKTPLEKAQRLAVLLGLTQPPTRVSLLKEVVRLNVHLYACEEFKNLYNWLEVDFNPLSLCQRVQLVIEVIEKEENNMLSQYIQSLKDVTIMRLIRQISQVYQSIEFTRLIELATFSNIFCLEQILVDCVRHNDMQIRIDHQKRCIYFGTELTQSQREDHTDGPCLQSMPSEQIRSQLVNMSNVLHRAVAIVNPNRKKEERQKVRSQMVWQYHEIKEKEHQRILQRQKIIEDRKEYIEKQNNAREEEEHRRIEEASRQMKIAEEKRLQQENEEREKKRALNEIAAIKEKSLKEKMQQISQTAHGKKMLSKLDEEGIKKLDAEQIAARETEELNRERRELQTKLKSLEKKVDYYERAKRIEEISLFQKYLAEKQVKDKEFWELQEQQRIENAIAERKIAVEQQCRLKRMYPDRHTFLENIKKERASSFVEKLKDFNIALEEERKKRLAQRILLRREQRRQNWLQEKEDERLRKEEIIRREKEEEERMEMERRRKERETEEEKRRIQYEKQRQKEEEVEKKILEERERSAREVQKEREHEIWRPRGFERGERVEKTERNERVENKEWRRGGGADTTASTELSTQVGGSDWRRGQPTAAGGDKWRRTGEDRDIRRSGEDRRGGDDRRTVDDRRMVEDRREDRFAPRRRDAPREQDNRESGGSWRTNSRSNDDPRGPTGDRSERVGERGDRQIRPTQNKDSSSSWRRPGDEERKDRPPQRREEKENRDEGEWTNVKRR